The Niabella beijingensis genomic interval ATTTTACTTATCGAAAAATTGGAGCAAACACCAAAACAACTATTCCGCTTATTCTGTTTATCCACACCCGTGGCAATTTAGATAGTTGGGACGGTGCATTACTTGAGAAATTGGCAGCAGAACGTACAGTTATTACGTTCAACAATCGTGGTGTGGCAAGTTCAGGTGGACAAACACCTGAAAGTTTTGCGTTAATGGCGGAAGATGCTTACCTATTCATTAAAGCACTTGGTTATAATAAAGTTGATGTACTTGGCTTTTCAATAGGCGGCTGCGTAGTGCAGGAATTACTTGTATTGCACAATGAAATAGTACGCAATGCAATATTGGCAGGCACTTCACCCAAAGGAGCAAAAAGCATCAATCAGCGAGACCCGAAAATTGCAGAATTGGTTACAAGACCCACATTGGGAATGAAAGAATTTTTATCACTTTTTTTCAATGCTTCCGATAAAAGTCGTGAATTGGGAAAAGCATTTTGGCAACGCAAGTTAGCAAGTAAATATCCCCAAGATTTGGCAGTGAGTAAAGAAGCAGCCCAATCTCAAGCCACTGCCCGATTTAATTGGGGAAATGACACACTTCATTCTATACAATACGAAAACATAACCAACCCGATTTTAGTTGCGGGCGGAAAAGTAGACCTTCAAATGCCTACGCATAATTCGGTTGAACTGTATAACCTGTTGCCCAATGCCCAACTGAATTTATATCCCGATGCAGGACACGGTTTTCTTTTTCAATATCCTGAAATATTTGGTAGTGATGTTAACCGATTTTTAAACTCAAATAATTTTTAGAAGCATTAAGCAAATAATACTATAATCAAATAATGGAGCAACATTCTAACAAGTGGTTACAACATTTCATATTGCTTACCGCACCGTTACTAACAGTAATAGATATTTTTATAGTAAATATAGCAATGCCGTCCATAAAGCAAAGTTTCAATGCGTCAGATGGAGCAATAGAATTGGTAGTTGCGGCTTATTTGTTAGGGTTTGCGTCTTTTCAGGTTACAGGTAGTAGGGCAGGCGATATTTTCGGCAGGAAAAAAATTTTTTTATGGGGAATGTTTTTCTTTGTACTCACATCTTGTATTTGCGGTTTAGCACCAAATGTAATCGTACTGATTGCAGCACGTTTTTTTCAAGGTGTAAGCGGTTCATTTATGCAATCACAAGCATTAGCGTATGTGCAAGTTTTATTTCCCGAACGTAAAGAACGTACAAAAGCAATCGGTTATATCGGTATCACATTGGGTATTGCTTCTGTAATGGGACAATTTTTAGGCGGTTTATTTTCAGGCTTACATACTTTTATTGAAGGTTGGCGTTTTATTTTTTTAGTGAATTTACCCATTGGCATTGTTGCTTTTTTGTTAGCAAAAAAACATCTTGAAAACACCAAACTCAATTTCCAAGAAAGATTTGATTATTCTGGAGTAACGCTGTTCACATTGGCGCTAGGATTTTTTATTTATCCACTTACGGAAGGAAGGGAACAAGATTATCCCTTATGGAGTTTTGCAATGCTGTTGGCATCGCTGATATTGTTTTTTGTTTTCATTGTCAATCAAAAAAACAAATTAAAGAAACAACAAAAACCTTTAATGGACATACGCCTGTTCAAAATCAGAGATTATAATATAGGATTGATATTAGTTGCTTTTTATTTTGCTATGCACACTTCCTATTTGTTAGTGTCTACATTCTATTTACAAAGCGGCTTAAACCTTACATCAATGCAGGCAGGAATGTACTTTGTCGTAAACGGTGTATTGTTTATGTTATCGTCTTTTCTATCGGTTCGTTTAGTAAATAAGTTTGGTAAAAAGCCTGTTCAGATAGGTGTTGCACTAATGATAATCGTTTACATTTTGCAAATAATTTTCCTTAATAACCAAACAAATGAAATCACTTTTTTGTTTTTGCTATCTTTTCAGGGCTTTTGTGGTGGTTTAGTACTACCATCTTTAATCAATCTTACCCTAAAAAACATATCGCATCATTTTGTAGGCATTGCTTCTGGTATGTATAATACTATTCAGCAAACAGCTTCTTCAATGGGGGTGTGTTTCATAGGCGGTTTATTTTTTACGATTGCCAAAGCAAAGAACGATTTTGTTACAGCCTTTCATTACAGTTTATATGCAGGAATTGGCTGTCTGTTAATTTCATTTGCATTGTTGATAGTTATTGAAGATTTAAAAAAGAAGATATGAAAAGAGTTGTCATTACAGGACTTGGAGCTTTAACTCCCATAGGAAACAATGTAAACGATTTTTGGCAATCATTAGTAAATGGTGTTAGCGGTGCTGCACCCATTACTAAATTTGATACTGCCAAATTAGTTATCTCCTAGTTTCATTTTGTTGTTTAAGCATAGGACTAAAATAAAAATCCACTGTTATTGAGATGGACTTTTTTACAAAGTAAAAATGAGCTTTTTTACAAAGTTCACTATTAATTTCTGTTCTAACTTTGTCATATAAAATTTTAGAAATGAAAATAGTAGACAAAATTTACATCAATGGCGAATTTTTAAAACCCCACGGCAGAGAAGTTTTAGACATCATAAATCCTTCAAATAACCAAAAAATTGGTGAAGTCACACTTGCTGATGAAGTTGACACCCAAAATGCCATCGCATCAGCAAAAGAAGCTTTTAAAACATTTTCAAAAGCTACGGTTGAGGAACGAATTTCCTACTTGGAAAAACTAAAATCGGCAGTCGAAAAAAGAAAGAAAGAGTTTACAGATGTGATGGTGGAAGAATATGGCGGTACTTTCCAGTTCTCTTCGATGAGTAACGAATTTACAGGTCAATGGTTTGATTCGATGATTGAGTCCGTTAAAGGTTTTGAATTTGAACAAACCATTAATTCATCAAAAGTTTTTTTACAACCCGTTGGTGTAGTGGGAATCATAACTCCTTGGAACGCCAGCAATGGATCTATTTGCAGTAAGGTTGCTACAGCAATTTCAGCGGGTTGTACCGTGGTCATCAAACCAAGCGAAATGAGCGCACTTCAGACCCAGGTATTAATGGAAGCTTTTCACGAAGCTGGGTTACCGAAAGGAGTCATTAATTTTGTAACCGGTTTGGGAAGCGTAGTCAGAACCGAATTAACAGTTAATCCTGATGTAGCCAAAATCTCCTTCACAGGCTCCACAGTTGTGGGAAAGCTAATTGCTAAAGCAGCGGTGGATACGATGAAACGTGTAACCCTTGAACTCGGCGGAAAATCTCCAAACATCATTTTAGACGATGCGATTCTAGAACAAGCTATTCCGACAGCGGTGTTCGGCGCCTATATGAATAGCGGACAGGCCTGTATTGCGCCAACAAGACTTTTGGTTCCTGAAAGTCAATTGGAAAAGGTAAATGAAATTGCCAGAGTAACGGCAGAACAGGTCGTAGTTGGATTGCCTCAAAACGAAAATACTAATGTTGGCCCAATGGTAAGTGTAAAACAATTTGAAAGGGTTCAAAACTATATCAAAATTAGATTGGAGGAAGGCGCTTCTTTATTGGTGGGTGGAATAGGAAAACCTGATGGATTGGAAGATGGAAACTTTGTAAAAGCTACTATATTTACCAATGTAAAAAATGATATGACGATTGCGCAGGAAGAAATTTTTGGTCCGGTTTTATCCATTATTCCTTACAAAACCGATGAGGAAGCAATCTCAATTGCTAACGATACACCTTATGGATTAGCGGCTTATATAAGTTCATCTAATATCGAAAGAGCACAAAAGATGGCTTCACAGATAGATGCTGGAAGGGTTTGTATCAACGGCTTCAGCCACGACCCGATGGTTCCGTTTGGAGGATTTAAACAGTCTGGCATTGGGCGTGAATATGGCGTGTATGGTTTGGAGGCTTATTTGGAACCGAAAGCTGTTCTACAATAATTTTGTATTTTTGGTAAAGCGTTATTTGATAATGACGCTTTATCTTTTAGCATTAAATTGAAATGGAAAAATCAGACATTGTCTATTCGTGCTATCACGAGACGAGCAGGAACGGCGAAAATTTCGTACCGCAACACGTCTTGACTTTGCAGATTTCAGGAAGTTTTGACCTGTCTTACGGGCAGAAGAAATACGTTGCTAATGAGGGCGATTTTTATTTACTGCGAAAAAATCAGTTGGTAAAATTTACCAAACGACCTGCTACAAACAAGACTTTTGAAAGTCTCAATATTTTTCTGAGTGACGAAATTTTGAGAACGATGGCGAAGGATTATCATTTAGTATCCGTTCAATCCGAAGTCTCTTTACCAATGATCGCCATTGAAGTGAACGATGTACTTGAAAATTACATCACATCATTAAAAACCATTCTTGAAAATCCGAAACTGCTTACCAAAGATTTTATCGACCTCAAAATAAAGGAACTCTTATTTATTTTAATAGAAGCGCAGCCTGAACTCAAAAATATTTTTTTCGATTTTTCAGAGCCTTTTAAAATTGATTTGGAATCGTTTATGATTAAAAATTATATGTACAATGTCAATTTGGACCGTTTTGCTTACCTCACAGGAAGAAGTTTAGCGACTTTCAAGCGTGATTTTGAGAAGGTCTTTCACACATCGCCTCACAAATGGATTTTACAGAAACGTTTAGATGAAGCTCATTATCTGATCAACGAACAAAAAAAATCGCCTTCAGAAATTTATGTTGATTTGGGTTTTGAGGATTTATCTCATTTTTCTTATGCCTTTAAAAAGCATTTTGGATACAGTCCAAATAATATTACTTTAAGCAATAGATAGTCACCATTTAGAAATTCACAAAAAAATAAATCCTGCCTATAAATACCAGGCAGGATTTTCTTTAATATTTTTGGCATTATTTTGAAAATAATGCCACTTTCAAAGCTATTGCGGCATCTAAAACTGATTTTTGGACTGCCGGGATATGGGCCAACGGATTCAGCATTCCATAATCGTGGATGAAACCTTTGTATTCTGTAATTGTTGTTGGAACGCCTGCATCATCCAGTTTTCTTCCGTACGCCACACCTTCGTCGTGCAAAATATCATTCTCGGCAACCTGAACCAATGCTGGTGGTAAACCTTTTAATTCTTCCAAAGAAGCTTTTAATGGAGAAGCATATTTGTTATTACGTTCTTTTAAATCAGGTAGATAATTATCCCACATCCATTTCATCAATGGGGTTGTTAAGAATCTTTCCTGAGCATAGTTTGCGTAAGAAGCCCTGCTGAAATCTGAGTCTGTAACTGGCCAAAGAAGCACTTGTTGTTTTAGATTGGGACCATTCTTATCTTTTGCCATCAGTGCCACAACAGCTGCCATATTTCCGCCTACACTGTTTCCTGTAACGGCAAGTCTGGTGCCATCAACACCAATTTCTTTTCCGTGCTCAGAAACCCATTTGGTTGCTGCGTAAGCCTGATTGATAGCAATTGGAAATCTCGCTTCCGGAGAGGGCGTGTAATCCGGAAAAACTGCTACTGCACCACTGTTTACAACCAAATCACGAACCAATCTTTTGTGCGTAGGATAATCTCCTAAAACCCATCCGCCACCATGAAAGAACATAAATACAGGAAGTCCGGCCTTTGCGCCCTTTGGTTTTACGATGTGGATTTTTACTGTTTGCCCATCTTGTGTAATGGTTTTTTCAGATTCTTCGATGTCAGCATAATCGAAGTTTACAGATTTTTGAGCA includes:
- a CDS encoding alpha/beta fold hydrolase, with translation MNNIRTFLLLSSGAFFLLSGFINNVKAQTKTSVSKNEYKTDSIKVNSNYFTYRKIGANTKTTIPLILFIHTRGNLDSWDGALLEKLAAERTVITFNNRGVASSGGQTPESFALMAEDAYLFIKALGYNKVDVLGFSIGGCVVQELLVLHNEIVRNAILAGTSPKGAKSINQRDPKIAELVTRPTLGMKEFLSLFFNASDKSRELGKAFWQRKLASKYPQDLAVSKEAAQSQATARFNWGNDTLHSIQYENITNPILVAGGKVDLQMPTHNSVELYNLLPNAQLNLYPDAGHGFLFQYPEIFGSDVNRFLNSNNF
- a CDS encoding helix-turn-helix domain-containing protein, with amino-acid sequence MEKSDIVYSCYHETSRNGENFVPQHVLTLQISGSFDLSYGQKKYVANEGDFYLLRKNQLVKFTKRPATNKTFESLNIFLSDEILRTMAKDYHLVSVQSEVSLPMIAIEVNDVLENYITSLKTILENPKLLTKDFIDLKIKELLFILIEAQPELKNIFFDFSEPFKIDLESFMIKNYMYNVNLDRFAYLTGRSLATFKRDFEKVFHTSPHKWILQKRLDEAHYLINEQKKSPSEIYVDLGFEDLSHFSYAFKKHFGYSPNNITLSNR
- a CDS encoding MFS transporter, translated to MEQHSNKWLQHFILLTAPLLTVIDIFIVNIAMPSIKQSFNASDGAIELVVAAYLLGFASFQVTGSRAGDIFGRKKIFLWGMFFFVLTSCICGLAPNVIVLIAARFFQGVSGSFMQSQALAYVQVLFPERKERTKAIGYIGITLGIASVMGQFLGGLFSGLHTFIEGWRFIFLVNLPIGIVAFLLAKKHLENTKLNFQERFDYSGVTLFTLALGFFIYPLTEGREQDYPLWSFAMLLASLILFFVFIVNQKNKLKKQQKPLMDIRLFKIRDYNIGLILVAFYFAMHTSYLLVSTFYLQSGLNLTSMQAGMYFVVNGVLFMLSSFLSVRLVNKFGKKPVQIGVALMIIVYILQIIFLNNQTNEITFLFLLSFQGFCGGLVLPSLINLTLKNISHHFVGIASGMYNTIQQTASSMGVCFIGGLFFTIAKAKNDFVTAFHYSLYAGIGCLLISFALLIVIEDLKKKI
- a CDS encoding aldehyde dehydrogenase family protein encodes the protein MKIVDKIYINGEFLKPHGREVLDIINPSNNQKIGEVTLADEVDTQNAIASAKEAFKTFSKATVEERISYLEKLKSAVEKRKKEFTDVMVEEYGGTFQFSSMSNEFTGQWFDSMIESVKGFEFEQTINSSKVFLQPVGVVGIITPWNASNGSICSKVATAISAGCTVVIKPSEMSALQTQVLMEAFHEAGLPKGVINFVTGLGSVVRTELTVNPDVAKISFTGSTVVGKLIAKAAVDTMKRVTLELGGKSPNIILDDAILEQAIPTAVFGAYMNSGQACIAPTRLLVPESQLEKVNEIARVTAEQVVVGLPQNENTNVGPMVSVKQFERVQNYIKIRLEEGASLLVGGIGKPDGLEDGNFVKATIFTNVKNDMTIAQEEIFGPVLSIIPYKTDEEAISIANDTPYGLAAYISSSNIERAQKMASQIDAGRVCINGFSHDPMVPFGGFKQSGIGREYGVYGLEAYLEPKAVLQ
- a CDS encoding alpha/beta hydrolase, with the protein product MKTVYVKLLTLATFFIINSTIMAQSNPASQDPNIGRETREFLKALNSGDGKPLETLAPKDARLVLVGAQKSVNFDYADIEESEKTITQDGQTVKIHIVKPKGAKAGLPVFMFFHGGGWVLGDYPTHKRLVRDLVVNSGAVAVFPDYTPSPEARFPIAINQAYAATKWVSEHGKEIGVDGTRLAVTGNSVGGNMAAVVALMAKDKNGPNLKQQVLLWPVTDSDFSRASYANYAQERFLTTPLMKWMWDNYLPDLKERNNKYASPLKASLEELKGLPPALVQVAENDILHDEGVAYGRKLDDAGVPTTITEYKGFIHDYGMLNPLAHIPAVQKSVLDAAIALKVALFSK